One window of Bos mutus isolate GX-2022 chromosome 29, NWIPB_WYAK_1.1, whole genome shotgun sequence genomic DNA carries:
- the LOC102280236 gene encoding putative olfactory receptor 8G3 gives MDPGNHSSVTEFILAGLTEQPQLQLHLFLLFLGIYVVTVVGNLGMITLIGLSSHLHTPMYYFLTNLSFIDLCQSTIITPKMLVNFVTENNIISYPECMTQLYFFIIFAIAESHMLAAMAYDRYVAICNPLLYNITMSYYICFCLTVGVYILGITGSTIHTGFMLRLFFCKTNIVNHYFCDLFPLLELSCSSIYVNELLVIVLSAFNILTPALVILASYIFIISSILQIHSMEGRSKAFSTCSSHIAAVAIFYGSAAFMYLQPSSVSSMDQGKVSSVFYTIIVPMLNPLIYSLRNRDVKFALKKKFRL, from the coding sequence ATGGACCCCGGAAATCACTCCTCAGTGACTGAGTTTATCCTCGCTGGGCTCACAGAACAGCCACAACTCCAGCTGcaccttttcctcctcttcctaggAATCTATGTGGTCACGGTGGTGGGGAACCTGGGCATGATCACACTGATTGGGCTCAGTTCTCacctgcacacccccatgtactattTCCTCACCAACTTGTCCTTTATTGATCTCTGTCAGTCGACTATCATTACCCCCAAAATGCTGGTGAACTTTGTGACAGAGAACAATATTATCTCCTATCCTGAATGCATGACTCAActttatttcttcatcatttttgCTATTGCAGAAAGTCACATGTTGGCTGCAATGGCATATGACCGCTATGTTGCCATCTGCAACCCCTTGCTTTACAACATCACCATGTCTTATTACATCTGCTTCTGCCTCACAGTGGGAGTTTATATTTTGGGCATCACTGGATCCACAATCCATACAGGATTTATGTTGAGACTCTTTTTCTGCAAGACCAATATCGTTAACCATTATTTCTGTGATCTCTTTCCACTCTTGGAGCTATCCTGTTCCAGCATCTATGTCAATGAATTATTGGTTATAGTTTTGAGTGCATTCAACATTTTGACTCCTGCTCTAGTTATTCTTGCTTCCTACATCTTCATCATTTCCAGCATCCTCCAAATCCACTCCATGGAGGGCAGGTCCAAAGCCTTCAGCACCTGCAGTTCTCacattgctgctgttgctatttTTTATGGATCTGCTGCATTCATGTACCTACAGCCATCATCAGTCAGCTCCATGGACCAAGGGAAAGTGTCCTCTGTGTTTTATACCATCATTGTGCCCATGCTAAATCCCCTGATCTATAGCCTACGGAATAGGGATGTCAAATTTGCCCTGAAAAAAAAGTTTAGACTGTGA
- the LOC102280513 gene encoding putative olfactory receptor 8G2: MDPGNHSSVTEFILAGLTEQPRLQLPLFLLFLGIYVVTVVGNLGMITLIGLSSHLHTPMYYFLINLSFIDLCHSTVTTPKMLMNFVTEKNIISYPECMTQLYFFLTFAIAECHMLAVMAYDRYVAICNPLLYNITMSYHICLFLTMGVYILGIIGSTVHTGFLLRLLFCKNKVVNHYFCDLFPLLELSCSSIYVNELLVIFLSAFNILTPALAILTSYVFIISSILHIRSTEGRSKAFSTCSSHISAVAVFYGSAAFMYLQPSSVSSMDQGKVSSVFYSIIVPMLNPLIYSLRNRDVKFALKKIVDSGKCI, translated from the coding sequence ATGGACCCTGGAAATCACTCCTCAGTGACTGAGTTCATTCTTGCTGGGCTCACAGAACAACCACGACTCCAgctgccccttttcctcctcttcctaggAATCTACGTGGTCACTGTGGTGGGGAACCTGGGCATGATCACACTGATAGGGCTCAGTTCTCacctgcacacccccatgtactacTTCCTCATCaatttgtcctttattgatctCTGTCATTCCACTGTCACTACCCCCAAAATGCTGATGAACTTTGTGACAGAGAAGAACATCATCTCCTACCCTGAATGCATGACACAGCTCTATTTCTTCCTCACTTTTGCTATTGCAGAGTGTCACATGTTGGCTGTAATGGCATATGACCGCTATGTTGCCATCTGCAACCCCTTGCTTTACAACATCACCATGTCTTATCACATCTGCCTCTTCCTCACAATGGGAGTTTATATTTTAGGAATCATTGGATCCACAGTTCACACAGGATTTTTGTTGAGACTCCTTTTCTGCAAAAACAAGGTGGTTAACCATTATTTCTGTGATCTCTTCCCACTTTTGGAGCTCTCCTGCTCCAGCATCTATGTCAATGAATTATTGGTTATATTCTTGAGTGCATTTAACATCCTGACTCCTGCCTTAGCTATTCTCACTTCATATGTCTTCATCATCTCCAGCATCCTGCATATTCGTtccactgagggcaggtccaaaGCCTTCAGCACCTGCAGTTCCCACATCTCAGCTGTTGCTGTTTTCTATGGATCTGCAGCATTCATGTACCTGCAGCCTTCATCTGTGAGCTCCATGGACCAAGGGAAAGTGTCCTCTGTGTTTTACAGTATCATCGTGCCCATGCTAAACCCTCTGATCTATAGTCTACGAAATAGGGATGTCAAATTCGCCCTGAAAAAAATTGTAGACAGTGGAAAGTGTATATGA